Genomic DNA from Segatella copri:
AGAGAAAAGAACACGATTTTTAGTTTGCTATATATAATAAGGTATGTTGGATTACAATCTTGAAAAACGTAGATTCGTTATCGGTGGAGTGGCCACAGCTATTGTGGTCATTTACATGATTCGTCTGTTTACGCTTCAGATTATGAGTGACGACTACAAGAAGAATGCCGACAGTAATGCCTTCTTGAAGCATATTGAGTTTCCCGCCCGTGGTGCCATTTACGACCGTAATGGTAAGCTGCTGGTATATAATCAGCCGTCTTACGACCTGATGGTGGTCATGAACGAGGAGAGCGGCAGGCTTGATACGATGGATTTCTGTAATTCGCTGGGTATCACGAAAGAGTTTTTTATCAAGCGAATGAACGATATCAAGGACCGCTCTAAAAATCCGGGCTATTCGCGCTATACCCAGCAGCTTTTTATGGGACAGTTGAGCGACCGGGATTTCAGTGTGTTCCAGGAGAAGATGTTCCGATTCCCCGGTTTCTATGTCCAGAAACGTACCGTCAGAGAATATACCTATCCTTATGCTGCCCATGTGCTGGGTGATGTGGGTGAGGTTTCGCAAAGCGATATTGAAGATGATGACTACTATCAGGCTGGTGACTATATCGGAAAACTGGGTATCGAGAAGTTTTATGAGAAGCAGCTGCGTGGTGAGAAGGGTGTGAAGATCATGCTGAGAGATGCCCACGGAAGAATACAGGGTAGCTATCAGAATGGTAAACTCGACCGGAAGCCTGTGGCAGGAAAGGACTTGACGCTGGGATTGGATGTCAAGTTGCAAGCCTTGGGCGAACGTCTGCTCCAGGGTAAAATCGGCAGTATCGTTGCCATCGATCCTAGAACGGGCGATGTGCTGGCTATGGTTTCTTCTCCTTCTTACGATCCAAGACGTCTGGTGGGTAGAAACCGCGGTAAGATGCACAAGTGGCTCTCGCATAATCCTTGGAAACCGCTCCTGAACCGTAGTATTCAGGGTCAGTATCCTCCGGGTTCTACCTTTAAGACCAGCCAGGCGCTGACCTATCTTACTGAAGGTATCATCACACCGGGAACAGCATTCCCATGTAATCATGGTTTCTCTTATAAGGGTCTGCATGTGGGCTGTCATGGTCACCCGTCGCCTATTGCACTGGTTGATGCCATCAGTACCTCTTGTAACGGTTACTTCTGTTGGGGTCTTTACTATATGATAGGTAACCGCAAGAAGTATGGCAGCGTACAGAATGCGATGACCGTATGGAAAGATTAT
This window encodes:
- the mrdA gene encoding penicillin-binding protein 2: MLDYNLEKRRFVIGGVATAIVVIYMIRLFTLQIMSDDYKKNADSNAFLKHIEFPARGAIYDRNGKLLVYNQPSYDLMVVMNEESGRLDTMDFCNSLGITKEFFIKRMNDIKDRSKNPGYSRYTQQLFMGQLSDRDFSVFQEKMFRFPGFYVQKRTVREYTYPYAAHVLGDVGEVSQSDIEDDDYYQAGDYIGKLGIEKFYEKQLRGEKGVKIMLRDAHGRIQGSYQNGKLDRKPVAGKDLTLGLDVKLQALGERLLQGKIGSIVAIDPRTGDVLAMVSSPSYDPRRLVGRNRGKMHKWLSHNPWKPLLNRSIQGQYPPGSTFKTSQALTYLTEGIITPGTAFPCNHGFSYKGLHVGCHGHPSPIALVDAISTSCNGYFCWGLYYMIGNRKKYGSVQNAMTVWKDYMVSMGFGYKLGIDLPGEKRGLIPNAQFYDKAYNGSWNGLTVISISIGQGEVNLTPLQIANLGATIANRGYYYVPHVVRKVKGEPLDTLYTRRHYTKASRRAYDYVVAGMRSSALKGTCKMLGRYDFEPCGKTGTAQNRGHDHSVFMGFAPMNNPKIAIAVYVENGGWGADYGVPIGGLMMEQYLKGKLSPDSEHRAAEMQARRIAYGLSSR